One genomic window of Amphiura filiformis chromosome 3, Afil_fr2py, whole genome shotgun sequence includes the following:
- the LOC140147722 gene encoding uncharacterized protein: MAANSMRKKPIPKADESSESAAAKAARDKLRGVQNVDTGENFDKAWERVYGSKEYRPSWVGKIDDKGGRRMLPPPPKSFQPKPKQVPIKEEVKPKTDDTKGIPDRYRAKHVPKPLTIGGRVLPKEKELTKWKKDIESDELDEEGNPVYNKVVKKTNVKGWINNNGYWQPPKVITSIPPKQKKRQPVPAPKNQVIHKSKYDLVGKFENRVRNPDLKLGAKEIPKEPELKKWGDDLEIPDNTLEEDYTASAVEMNKKSTTRRVEGRRLTTRLSHPQPSSKKWNDVLETADVPSFFTKNTFWES; this comes from the coding sequence ATGGCTGCTAATTCAATGAGAAAGAAGCCCATCCCAAAAGCAGATGAAAGCAGTGAGTCGGCTGCAGCGAAAGCTGCTAGGGACAAGTTGCGCGGTGTCCAGAATGTCGATACTGGGGAAAATTTCGATAAAGCTTGGGAAAGAGTTTATGGAAGTAAAGAATATCGACCATCTTGGGTTGGTAAGATTGACGATAAAGGTGGCCGGCGTATGCTTCCACCTCCTCCGAAAAGCTTCCAACCGAAACCTAAACAAGTCCCAATCAAGGAAGAAGTTAAACCTAAAACCGATGACACAAAAGGTATACCGGACCGGTATCGCGCTAAACACGTACCAAAACCACTGACTATTGGAGGAAGAGTTTTACCAAAAGAAAAGGAACTGACAAAATGGAAGAAAGATATTGAAAGTGATGAGTTAGATGAGGAAGGAAACCCAGTTTATAATAAAGTGGTGAAGAAAACTAATGTTAAAGGTTGGATAAATAACAATGGCTACTGGCAACCTCCGAAAGTAATTACATCCATTCCACCTAAACAGAAGAAAAGACAACCCGTCCCAGCGCCTAAAAATCAGGTCATTCATAAATCCAAATATGACTTAGTGGGAAAGTTTGAGAACAGGGTAAGAAATCCTGATCTTAAGCTTGGAGCTAAAGAAATTCCAAAGGAACCAGAGTTAAAGAAGTGGGGAGATGATCTTGAGATACCGGATAACACTCTTGAAGAAGATTACACTGCAAGCGCCGTGGAGATGAATAAGAAGTCAACGACCAGAAGAGTGGAAGGTCGGAGATTGACTACAAGACTCAGTCATCCACAACCGTCCAGCAAGAAATGGAACGATGTCCTTGAAACAGCAGATGTCCCGTCCTTCTTTACCAAGAATACATTTTGGGAATCGTGA